One window of the Cryptococcus gattii WM276 chromosome E, complete sequence genome contains the following:
- a CDS encoding replication control protein 1, putative (Similar to TIGR gene model, INSD accession AAW43603.1~Origin recognition complex subunit 1) translates to MTKFSVGDGVLVSVEGGNDGVAVLIDLWEEERSEDDSEGDEEDGEEGEKGPLMMAEVHWLLRRQDLPDVRRNFKVDDNEVLLTASATRRVTATIPISLLDDTVPVLSRTEFREKYPEEKSHYRGWAYVREGIYWCQRAYDRFAKGQNCWKIDIEGWKEAGKRGEGWAVPISKEKEEQPQEPDIESSDESDEGSEARIGEESDGDEESEGESEGPPGSVSKKRKRSTKTVAAHAKRGRKAVSVSRSKVPSRSKAIPKSRKVTKKPHPTRSATFLPTDIIAPELLPTDPFERALRMLHVGATPESLPCREEEFVDVLSKVEEGVESGGGGCLYIAGVPGTGKTATVHAVVKELKRKAEDGEIPPFSYVEINGLKIPTPQHAYTVLWEAISSSKSVSAKTALKGLENHFGKKGGGARGPRGHTFVVLMDELDQLLTSKQDVVYNFFNWPTMRDSQLFVIAVANRMDLPQQLAAKIKSRLGLQTILFEPYDRAALISIVQSRLIPHPLMPSQDPKVLLPDAIALAAMKMAGTNGDARRVLDACRRAVEVALENKSKPSPVLPTVPPPQPGPQPVSAKAMSAVLQAMSSSPTTKFIQACSLQQKLMLAALVRCVRREGVAEIAWRNIRNDHDALMRSLAFDTSEQGGREVAPNLLSNSELALVLTSLTSSHALVCSADISKGVDERRVALGMEIGEVGRVLMNEGDSWRKALAGV, encoded by the exons ATGACAAAATTCTCCGTAGGAGATGGAGTGTTGGTCAGTGTTGAGGGTGGTAATGATGGTGTAGCAGTCTTGATTGATTtatgggaagaagagcgatCGGAAGATGATAGCGAaggggatgaagaagacggagaagaaggggaaaaagGCCCTTTAATGATGGCGGAAGTGCATTGGCTTCTGAGAAGGCAGGACTTACCTGATGTCAGAAGGAATTTCAAAGTTGACGAT AATGAAGTCTTACTTACGGCTTCAGCTACTCGTCGAGTAACGGCCACTATACCAATCAGCCTACTCGATGATACAGTCCCTGTATTATCTCGAACTGAATTCCGCGAGAAATATCCAGAAGAAAAGTCGCATTATCGAGGCTGGGCATATGTCCGAGAAGGTATATATTGGTGCCAACGAGCTTACGATAGGTTCGCCAAGGGTCAAAATTGCTGGAAGATCGATAttgaaggatggaaagaggCCGGGAAAAGGGGAGAGGGATGGGCTGTCCCCATTTCcaaagaaaaggaggagCAGCCACAAGAGCCCGACATCGAAAGCTCGGATGAGAGCGATGAAGGGAGCGAAGCCCGGATAGGGGAGGAAAGCGATGGTGATGAGGAGAGCGAAGGGGAGTCTGAAGGTCCCCCCGGCTCCGTTTCCAAGAAAAGAAAACGATCCACAAAGACCGTTGCAGCCCACGCGAAAAGAGGCAGGAAAGCAGTCTCAGTATCAAGATCTAAAGTCCCTTCCAGATCAAAAGCCATTCCTAAATCTCGCAAAGTGACGAAGAAACCACACCCCACCAGGTCGGCTACTTTTCTACCGACTGATATCATTGCCCCCGAATTACTACCCACAGATCCTTTCGAGCGAGCTCTACGAATGCTTCACGTTGGTGCAACACCCGAAAGCCTGCCTTGCCGTGAAGAAGAATTTGTCGACGTGCTAAGTaaagttgaagaaggcgTAGAAAGTGGTGGCGGGGGTTGTCTTT ATATCGCAGGTGTCCCCGGAACGGGCAAAACTGCTACAGTTCACGCCGTGGTCAAAGAACTGAAACGTAAAGCTGAAGACGGCGAAATTCCACCCTTCTCATACGTAGAAATCAATGGCCTCAAAATCCCCACTCCTCAACATGCTTACACGGTTTTGTGGGAAGCTATCAGTAGCTCAAAGAGTGTCAGTGCAAAGACGGCTTTGAAGGGATTAGAAAACCATTTCGGCAAAAAGGGCGGTGGGGCGAGGGGCCCTAGAGGCCATACTTT TGTTGTCCTCATGGATGAGCTGGATCAGCTGCTCACATCCAAACAAGACGTGGTCTACAACTTTTTCAACTGGCCAACTATGCGAGATTCTCAACTTTTCGTCATTGCTGTTGCCAATCGTATGGACTTGCCTCAACAACTTGCGGCCAAGATCAAATCTCGTCTGGGCCTTCAAACCATTCTTTTCGAGCCGTATGATCGTGCAGCTCTTATATCTATCGTTCAATCACGACTCATCCCTCATCCCTTGATGCCCAGCCAAGATCCAAAAGTGTTGCTACCTGATGCCATAGCGCTTGCGGCTATGAAGATGGCGGGGACGAATGGTGACGCTCGGCGGGTCCTGGACGCGTGTCGACGTGCAGTGGAAGTCGCTCTTGAAAATAAGTCTAAACCCTCTCCCGTTTTACCTACAGTGCCACCACCACAACCTGGCCCTCAACCGGTCAGCGCCAAAGCGATGAGCGCCGTTCTTCAAGCCATGTCATCCTCCCCAACCACCAAATTTATCCAAGCCTGTTCATTGCAGCAAAAGTTGATGTTGGCTGCACTCGTTAGGTGTGtaagaagagaaggagtggCTGAAATTGCTTGGAGGAATATTAGGAATGATCATGATGCTTTAATGAGAAGTCTAGCGTTCGATACTTCCGAGCAAGGTGGTAGAGAGGTGGCACCCAACTTATTATCAAATTCAGAGCTGGCTCTTGTTTTGACTAGTCTGACAAGCTCACACGCTCTAGTTTGTTCGGCAGATATCAGTAAGGGAGTTGATGAGAGGAGAGTTGCTTTAGGAATGGAGATTGGTGAAGTGGGAAGGGTCTTAATGAATGAGGGTGACAGCTGGAGGAAAGCGCTGGCTGGTGTATAA
- a CDS encoding Ser/Thr protein kinase, putative (Similar to TIGR gene model, INSD accession AAW43604.1), which translates to MFSRVLKSTNSQQQPSSPAPTSPTKPSRSSHTKSQSIAAPSPSKIPVPSTPSSRSSFLPAGSKENLPSVPPSPSQQNNERSNYLSFLFSQNQAGAPTTPVKVNKTAPAPVAPNPGQAYHGPEIVAQREEKQVYPRDSEDVHMVTMKNTVNPAMLKQLASIPQHTQAASPSSAAAQKQSNPPNPYAAQRGGAYQSDDVHMKTAARHDTRHEKERGLQLWERELLETPDVKRKATVAQIYFLDYYFDLLGYIASRKKRIETFKADTAARNVTGPDYIKELSSYNGRERVLLRKRRTKLRIDQFRIIAQVGQGGYGSVYLARKADTNEICALKKMRKGTLAKMDEVKHVLVERDILTAVKTPWLVRLLYAFQDVEHVYLAMEYVPGGDFRTLLNNSGVLKEEHARFYAAEMFICVNELHKLGYIHRDLKPENFLVDGTGHVKLTDFGLATGSLNPQKIEEMKSKLDQVKDENLVFRSTLERRTIYRSIRATEPRYADSVVGSPDYMPPEVLRGKTYTYSADYWSLGCILFEFLCGFPPFSGSTPEETWANLKNWTRVLRRPVYDRPEDLIFNLTDVAWDAVTALISHPKDRVASLQEVQSLPFFSSLPFASLRQHEAPFVPVLDGETDVGYFDSFSSPEDMAKYAEVFKKQRDVEAVEERGVGKRNNWVGFTFGKNANVAMPYRGIKPEGEALQTIF; encoded by the exons ATGTTCTCACGAGTACTCAAGTCCACAAACTCTCAGCAACAGCCGTCATCTCCGGCGCCCACATCACCAACAAAGCCGTCTCGATCCAGTCATACAAAGTCCCAGTCCATAGCTGCACCTTCTCCCTCAAAAATTCCAGTTCCTTCCACCCCCTCTTCACGCTCCTCTTTCTTACCGGCAGGCTCCAAAGAAAACTTGCCTTCTGTCCCCCCTTCCCCTTCGCAGCAGAACAATGAGCGATCCAACTatctttctttcctcttttctcaGAATCAAGCTGGTGCGCCCACGACGCCCGTAAAAGTCAACAAGACGGCCCCTGCTCCTGTCGCACCCAATCCAGGTCAGGCCTACCATGGCCCGGAAATTGTTGCCCAGCGCGAGGAAAAGCAGGTCTACCCCCGCGATTCTGAGGATGTGCATATGGTAACCATGAAAAACACGGTCAACCCTGCCATGCTTAAGCAACTAGCCAGCATTCCCCAGCATACTCAGGCAgcttccccttcttctgctgctgctcaAAAACAGTCCAATCCTCCCAATCCTTATGCCGCCCAGCGAGGCGGTGCATACCAGTCCGATGACGTACACATGAAAACTGCAGCCAGACATGACACCAGACatgagaaggagagaggCTTGCAGCTTTGGGAGAGGGAGCTATTGGAGACGCCGGATGTCAAGAGAAAAGCTACAGTTGCTCAAATCT ATTTCCTTGATTATTACT TTGACCTCCTTGGATATATTGCCAGCCGCAAGAAGAGAATTGAGACTTTCAAAGCCGACACTGCTGCTCGTAAT GTTACTGGCCCTGACTATATCAAAGAGCTGTCTTCATACAATGGGCGAGAGCGAGTCCTTCTCCGCAAGCGTCGCACCAAGCTTCGTATTGATCAGTTTCGCATCATTGCTCAAGTCGGTCAGGGTGGATATGGTTCCGTATACTTGGCTCGCAAAGCCGACACCAATGAGATTTGTGCCCTCAAAAAGATGCGAAAAGGTACTCTCGCAAAAATGGATGAGGTCAAACATGTTTTGGTCGAGAGAGATATCTTGACCGCTGTCAAAACACCTTGGCTGGTCAGGCTTTTGTATGCTTTCCAAGATGTTGAACATGTATACCTCGCAATG GAATATGTCCCAGGTGGTGATTTCCGAACGCTGCTCAACAACTCTGGTGTACTCAAGGAAGAACATGCCCGCTTCTATGCTGCTGAGATGTTCATCTGTGTGAACGAACTCCACAAACTTGGGTACATCCACCGTGATTTGAAACCAGAG AATTTCCTAGTCGATGGAACTGGTCATGTCAAGCTTACCGACTTTGGCCTGGCCACCGGTTCCTTGAATCCTCAGAAGATCGAGGAAATGAAGAGCAAG CTCGATCAAGTTAAGGATGAGAATCTTGTATTCAGGAGCACTCTAGAACGAAGGACCATCTATAGGAGTATCAGAGCGACGGAGCCACGATAT GCCGATTCGGTCGTCGGCTCTCCCGACTA TATGCCTCCGGAAGTTCTTCGGGGCAAAACGTACACGTATTCGGCTGATTACTGGTCCCTTGGGTGTATTCTTTTTGAGTTCCTCTGC GGTTTCCCTCCCTTCTCGGGATCAACCCCTGAGGAAACTTGGGCAAACTTGAAGAACTGGACTCGAGTTCTTCGCCGACCTGTCTATGACCGTCCCGAGGACCTCATTTTCAATCTCACCGACGTCGCCTGGGATGCTGTCACTGCCCTTATCTCTCATCCCAAGGACCGTGTTGCTTCTCTTCAAGAGGTTCAatccttgcccttcttctcctccttgCCATTCGCCAGTCTTAGACAACATGAAGCTCCATTCGTCCCCGTACTCGATGGTGAGACCGATGTTGGTTATTTCGACAGCTTTTCTAGTCCCGAAGACATGGCGAAGTACGCCGAGGTGTTTAAGAAGCAGAGAGATGTTGAGGCAGTAGAAGAAAGAGGCGTCGGCAAGAGGAACAATTGGGTCGGCTTCACTTTTGGCAAGAACGCAAAC GTTGCTATGCCCTACCGAGGCATTAAACCCGAGGGTGAAGCTCTCCAAACCATCTTCTAG
- a CDS encoding Hypothetical Protein (Similar to TIGR gene model, INSD accession AAW43605.1) — MAPTTYIVPPRPASLHSLLESSTSKNGVPSLDLQWEPFQRHIESFLNAIDAYTQAARTEIVARATDHTAAVRDLKADKEEMEKGIQLQRESEGEMLATLEAERHVVADLNASLSHLQSSLTKIKEKSSILDTELQSERKEVTAMQAEKERQTNVLNDMRGKDTTELKQLEEALGWKVEGIKQDQLLMRFTLIDPEDPAREFSIIVDVSKQDYSVPNCDPPIPSLPDLIRQLNFDRDLFAFIKRVRKAFRTLIPNPPNPSTKFDDLTGPGLLGLRTPARNSRTLLSTTPAMPNSAMDSLAMDQLALGR, encoded by the exons ATGGCACCGACAACTTACATAGTACCGCCGCGACCAGCTTCTCTACATTCCCTTCTTGAATCAAGCACCTCAAAGAATGGTGTGCCCTCTCTCGACCTGCAATGGGAACCTTTTCAGCGACATATTGAAAGCTTTTTGAACGCTATTGATGCGTATACACAAGCCGCGAGGACAGAAATAGTTGCCAGAGCAACGGATCATACAGCTGCTGTGAGGGACCTTAAAGCCGACAAGGAGGAAATGGAAAAGGGGATTCAGTTGCAGAGAGAAAGTGAAGGAGAGATGTTGGCTA CTTTGGAGGCTGAGAGACACGTGGTCGCCGATCTCAATGCTTCTTTATCACACCTCCAATCTAGTTTGACTAAGATTAAAGAAAAATCTTCTATTCTGGATACCGAACTTCAGTCcgaaagaaaagaggtGACAGCAATGCAGGCGGAGAAGGAACGACAGACCAATGTTCTCAACGACATGCGAGGAAAGGATACCACAGAGCTGAAACAATTGGAAGAAGCATTGGGCTGGAAAGTGGAAGGAATCAAGC AGGACCAACTATTGATGCGTTTCACTCTTATCGACCCCGAGGATCCTGCCCGAGAATTCTCCATCATTGTGGATGTATCCAAGCAAGACTACTCAG TACCCAATTGCGACCCTCCTATCCCTTCCCTCCCCGACCTGATTCGTCAATTGAATTTTGATCGTGATCTCTTTGCATTCATCAAGCGAG TGCGAAAAGCCTTCAGGACACTCATCCCCAATCCTCCCAATCCTTCTACAAAATTTGACGATCTTACAGGCCCTGGTTTGTTGGGCCTCAGAACACCAGCACGAAATTCCAGAACGTTATTATCAACGACTCCTGCTATGCCAAACTCTGCTATGGATTCGCTGGCGATGGACCAATTGGCTTTGGGTAGATAA